One segment of Solanum lycopersicum chromosome 1, SLM_r2.1 DNA contains the following:
- the SAP3 gene encoding A20/AN1 zinc finger protein, translated as MEHNETGCQPPPEGPILCINNCGFFGSAANMNMCSKCYKDMVLKQEQAKLAVSSIENLVNGSSASEKGMVIAGPVDVQPDTIEAQSIALPSSQTSSSSDMPDVKAKVGPNRCGTCKKKVGITGFKCRCGNLYCGAHRYSDKHDCLFDYRSAGQDAIAKANPVVKAEKLDKI; from the coding sequence ATGGAGCATAATGAGACGGGATGCCAACCCCCTCCTGAAGGTCCTATTTTGTGTATTAACAACTGTGGCTTTTTTGGAAGTGCTGCAAACATGAACATGTGCTCCAAGTGTTACAAAGACATGGTATTGAAACAAGAACAAGCTAAGCTTGCtgtatcatcaattgaaaaccTTGTCAATGGATCGTCTGCCAGTGAGAAGGGAATGGTTATTGCTGGCCCCGTAGATGTGCAACCTGATACTATTGAAGCACAGTCTATAGCTTTGCCATCATCTCAAACTTCAAGCTCTAGTGATATGCCCGATGTAAAGGCTAAGGTGGGTCCTAACCGCTGTGGCACTTGTAAGAAAAAGGTTGGCATCACTGGATTCAAATGTCGCTGTGGTAACCTTTATTGTGGAGCACACCGCTACTCAGATAAACATGACTGCCTGTTTGATTACCGCTCTGCTGGCCAGGATGCAATAGCGAAGGCCAACCCTGTTGTTAAGGCAGAGAAGCTTGACAAGATCTAG